Proteins co-encoded in one Methylomonas albis genomic window:
- a CDS encoding PAS domain S-box protein, whose product MLENSIGQYAAVLNSDFIAIVIVKDRQIVWANAALHRILAYEPGELIGQPTRQLFLDEKSYKTFGSEAYPSIAAGRTYNGTIPQKRKDGSTGWYEFNVSSLEGYPDMVVGAIIDRTETYQNVQQLEKSESQYRSVVEDQTEVITRFLPDGTYIFVNEVFCRLFGKSAADLIGHHWHPAAYPDDVPMIEARLRELTPDNPVVTIENRVFVANNEIRWMQFVNRGFFDAAGILKETQAVGRDITAEREALASLQTSEERYRTLVETTCVVTWFCPATGLQVTPQPLWMAFTGQTAEEMLGAGWTKAIHPDDVAAAVERWQSAVENGKAFSNLHRIRRFDGAWRWMNVRAVPIRNKQGHILEWMGMGQDVTVQKQAEMALAESEERLELALMGSGLVLWDWNIPERKITVGSRWFELLGYTNQELGGDEDNWMGLINPKHLERFKQNISAHLQGETASFESEHQLRHKNGHWVTVEAKGKVTYRDKNNAPLRMVGTILDITQRKRLKDEGMDLLKRIESLIHESSARTPVKAETGKAAESLTKRQRQILGMIATGMTSAEIGKQLHLATPTVISHRRNLMAKLDLHSTAEVTRFAMEQGLLTK is encoded by the coding sequence ATGCTCGAAAATTCAATTGGTCAATATGCCGCAGTTTTGAATAGCGACTTCATCGCCATCGTGATCGTCAAAGACAGGCAGATTGTCTGGGCCAACGCAGCCCTGCATCGCATCTTAGCTTACGAACCGGGCGAATTGATTGGCCAGCCCACCCGTCAGCTGTTCCTTGATGAAAAGAGCTATAAGACATTCGGCTCCGAGGCTTATCCGAGCATCGCGGCAGGCCGAACCTATAACGGAACCATCCCGCAAAAACGCAAGGATGGCAGCACGGGCTGGTATGAATTTAACGTCTCCAGCCTAGAGGGTTATCCGGATATGGTGGTGGGAGCCATCATCGACAGGACCGAAACCTACCAAAATGTCCAGCAGCTGGAAAAGAGCGAGTCACAGTATCGCTCGGTAGTGGAAGACCAGACCGAAGTCATTACCCGCTTCTTGCCCGATGGCACTTACATATTCGTCAATGAGGTGTTTTGCCGGCTATTCGGAAAATCCGCCGCAGACCTGATCGGTCATCACTGGCATCCGGCAGCCTATCCCGACGATGTTCCTATGATCGAGGCCAGGCTGCGCGAGTTGACACCCGACAATCCCGTCGTGACTATCGAGAACCGGGTATTTGTGGCCAATAACGAAATTCGCTGGATGCAATTCGTCAATCGGGGATTTTTCGATGCTGCCGGCATCCTCAAGGAAACCCAAGCAGTCGGTCGGGACATCACGGCGGAGCGTGAAGCCTTGGCCAGCTTGCAGACAAGCGAGGAGCGCTACCGGACGCTGGTGGAGACAACCTGTGTGGTGACGTGGTTCTGTCCTGCCACGGGTCTTCAAGTTACCCCGCAACCGTTATGGATGGCATTCACCGGCCAGACGGCGGAAGAAATGCTTGGCGCCGGCTGGACCAAAGCCATCCATCCGGACGATGTTGCCGCCGCTGTGGAGCGATGGCAATCAGCTGTCGAGAATGGCAAGGCGTTCTCGAACCTGCACCGCATTCGCCGTTTCGATGGCGCCTGGCGCTGGATGAACGTGCGCGCGGTGCCGATACGCAATAAGCAGGGGCACATCCTCGAATGGATGGGCATGGGGCAGGATGTTACTGTGCAAAAGCAGGCCGAAATGGCGTTAGCAGAAAGCGAGGAGCGACTGGAGCTGGCGCTTATGGGATCGGGACTGGTTTTATGGGACTGGAACATTCCTGAGCGTAAAATCACCGTAGGAAGTCGCTGGTTCGAATTGCTCGGCTATACCAACCAGGAACTGGGTGGTGACGAAGATAATTGGATGGGTTTGATCAATCCCAAGCACCTTGAACGCTTCAAGCAGAACATTTCGGCTCATTTACAGGGTGAAACCGCCAGCTTCGAAAGCGAACACCAGTTGCGGCATAAGAATGGCCATTGGGTTACGGTCGAAGCCAAAGGCAAGGTTACTTATCGAGACAAAAACAACGCCCCGCTGCGCATGGTCGGCACGATACTGGATATTACCCAGCGCAAGCGCCTGAAGGATGAAGGCATGGACTTATTAAAGCGGATCGAATCGCTGATCCACGAGAGTTCAGCGCGCACGCCAGTCAAGGCAGAAACCGGTAAAGCTGCCGAAAGCCTGACCAAACGGCAGCGGCAGATTTTAGGAATGATCGCTACCGGGATGACCTCGGCGGAAATCGGGAAGCAACTGCACCTGGCCACGCCGACGGTCATCTCGCACCGCCGCAACCTGATGGCAAAGCTGGATCTTCACAGTACCGCTGAAGTCACCCGCTTTGCAATGGAGCAGGGGCTGCTTACCAAGTAA
- a CDS encoding response regulator: MTHGPILIVDDEPSNLAILRQILQKDYALRFAVNGKEALELVNKVRPSLILLDIRMPELDGYQVCRALKADPKLESIPVIFVTSLAECGSEKEGFDIGCVDYLTKPVSADIVLARVKTHLSLIRATKLEDSYRDAIYMLGKAGHFNDTDTGMHIWRMAAYSRHLAQALGWPVDQYELIEFAAAMHDTGKIGIPDSILRKPGKLDAGEWVIMKTHTQIGYDILSTSYSPLFNLAAEIALHHHEKWDGSGYPLGLTGLSIPESARIVAIADVFDALSMTRPYKQAWALGEILTFLKQGAGQHFDPNFIECFMTILPTIMETKANWEKRESGLNAEG, translated from the coding sequence ATGACCCATGGCCCCATTCTTATTGTTGATGATGAACCCAGCAACCTGGCAATTTTACGGCAGATTTTACAAAAGGATTACGCGTTAAGGTTTGCCGTCAACGGCAAAGAAGCGCTGGAATTGGTCAATAAAGTTCGCCCTAGTTTGATTTTGCTTGATATCCGGATGCCGGAACTGGATGGCTACCAAGTCTGTCGGGCGCTAAAGGCCGACCCTAAACTTGAATCGATACCGGTTATTTTTGTGACCTCATTGGCGGAATGCGGCAGCGAGAAAGAGGGATTTGATATTGGCTGCGTCGATTATCTTACCAAGCCGGTATCAGCCGACATCGTGCTCGCGCGGGTAAAAACGCATCTATCCTTGATTCGCGCAACCAAACTGGAAGATAGTTATCGCGACGCCATCTATATGCTCGGCAAAGCCGGACATTTCAATGATACCGACACCGGGATGCATATTTGGCGCATGGCCGCTTATTCTCGCCACTTAGCTCAAGCTTTGGGTTGGCCTGTTGATCAATACGAACTCATCGAATTTGCCGCGGCCATGCATGATACCGGCAAGATAGGCATTCCCGACTCTATTTTGCGCAAGCCCGGTAAATTGGATGCCGGAGAATGGGTCATCATGAAAACCCACACGCAAATTGGCTATGACATCCTGTCAACCAGCTATTCCCCACTATTCAATCTGGCCGCTGAAATTGCTTTACACCATCACGAAAAATGGGACGGCAGTGGCTATCCCTTGGGCTTAACCGGTTTATCCATACCCGAGTCGGCGCGTATTGTTGCTATCGCGGATGTTTTTGATGCCTTATCAATGACCCGCCCGTATAAACAGGCGTGGGCTTTGGGTGAAATTTTGACATTTCTCAAACAAGGCGCCGGACAGCATTTCGATCCAAACTTTATCGAATGTTTCATGACTATACTGCCGACGATCATGGAAACCAAAGCCAACTGGGAGAAGCGTGAGAGTGGATTAAACGCAGAAGGCTGA